In Acidobacteriota bacterium, the sequence AATGGTCTTTTCCTGTGCCTCAACACACTGCCAGTCATTATAAAGCTGCTCCATCAACGAACATTTATAACCGGAAATAGCAACTTTACCACGAGCATTATGCAAAACTTCAGCAAGTTCCCGGTGTTGGTCATCAGTCATCTCATTAGCATAAGCATTGCTATCGCCACGTGATTCATGCGGGTAGGGAGGATCGCAATAAAATAATGTTTCTTCGCTATCGTATCGCTTGATTACTTCTATAGCTGGAGCATTTTCAATCTGCACACGGAGCAATCGTTGTGCGATAAGCGGCAAGTCTTCGACTGCGCCGAGCCATCTTGACACCGCCCCCGCCATTCCCGCGCGACTGGTTAAGAGACAATGTGCCCATCTCCCAACACTTGCTTTTTGGGCTAACCCTGTTCTAACTTGCCGGGCAAGAATATAAAACCTCCGCGCTCGTTCTAAGTCTGAAA encodes:
- a CDS encoding DNA adenine methylase; the protein is MGKLIAFGWYGGKYSHLDWLLPLLPKTTHYCEPFGGSAAVLINREPSPVETYNDIHGEVVNFFRVLREQKDALIEAIGLTPFSRLEFETAIKEPTATLSDLERARRFYILARQVRTGLAQKASVGRWAHCLLTSRAGMAGAVSRWLGAVEDLPLIAQRLLRVQIENAPAIEVIKRYDSEETLFYCDPPYPHESRGDSNAYANEMTDDQHRELAEVLHNARGKVAISGYKCSLMEQLYNDWQCVEAQEKTIHSVKSMRQEALWANYEIGEQVECQIKSRQYRQASLI